One stretch of Coriobacteriia bacterium DNA includes these proteins:
- a CDS encoding AAA family ATPase gives MTIRSKETIEQFRGLARKMFFSKDSVEHFLENASAAQAECVIELISFEQGVREKNKRDRLFRKAGFPQIKSFTDYDFAQLGLPEGYGKEDIMSLDYIYAAEDFVFYGQTGRGKTHLAIAIGIACVNRGLACRFFTTAELVIALVRAKREQRLDLFLKDLFKADLIILDEFGYVPIDIEGARLLFQVISDCYERRSLIITTNIEFSKWGTVLGDDKLASAVIDRIVHHGRLIEFSGPSHRMDTALMLGKNES, from the coding sequence ATGACGATCAGGTCGAAAGAGACGATAGAGCAGTTCAGGGGTCTTGCAAGAAAGATGTTCTTCTCTAAGGACAGCGTAGAGCATTTCCTAGAGAATGCGAGCGCGGCTCAAGCCGAATGCGTGATCGAACTCATCAGCTTCGAACAAGGTGTCAGGGAAAAGAACAAGCGAGATCGTCTTTTTAGAAAAGCGGGATTTCCTCAAATAAAGAGCTTTACCGACTATGACTTCGCTCAATTAGGGCTTCCTGAAGGTTATGGCAAAGAAGACATCATGTCGCTTGACTATATCTATGCAGCAGAAGATTTTGTGTTCTATGGCCAGACTGGTCGTGGCAAGACCCATCTGGCAATCGCGATCGGTATCGCTTGTGTGAATAGGGGTCTTGCTTGCCGGTTCTTCACGACAGCTGAACTCGTTATCGCACTGGTCAGAGCCAAAAGAGAGCAAAGGCTCGATCTATTCTTGAAAGATCTTTTCAAAGCGGATCTGATCATCTTGGACGAGTTCGGATACGTACCGATAGATATCGAAGGAGCGCGCTTGTTATTCCAGGTGATATCCGATTGTTATGAGAGGAGGAGCTTGATAATTACCACCAACATCGAGTTCTCGAAGTGGGGAACGGTATTGGGAGATGACAAGTTAGCATCGGCCGTTATAGACAGGATCGTCCATCATGGAAGACTTATAGAGTTCAGCGGCCCGAGCCATAGAATGGACACAGCGCTCATGCTTGGTAAAAACGAAAGTTAG
- a CDS encoding IS21 family transposase gives MISMSQAYSIRQLKKQGESITDIAEKTGVCRNTVYKYLKESDFSEPIPKKTDKVCMLDRYRAIIESWLDEDKRNWHKQKHTAHRIWMRLKEECGISCSESTVRNYVRRLKVERGEQNEQFLDLEWPPGEAQADFGEVDIFVLGQKRRLSYFVLSFPYSNMGFAQLFSSENAECVCQGLKNIFEFIGGVPSRIVFDNATGVGRRTMDAVKLTKLFSAFCAHYNFAYTFCNPDSGHEKGNVEGKVGFIRRNIFTPPPRIDNIDVYNERLLRKCMGLSKMHYAKGEPEDQLFIEDRFALSGLPEVSFSVVRYERRKADLQGKVTLCGNHKYSSSPEFAKQVLICALSANHIELYSEDGMFIVRHTRQYGDAPTDTSDPASQLPLLIRKPGG, from the coding sequence ATGATAAGCATGTCCCAAGCGTATTCTATACGCCAGCTCAAAAAACAAGGCGAATCAATCACCGATATTGCCGAAAAGACAGGTGTTTGCAGAAACACCGTCTATAAATACCTTAAGGAAAGCGATTTTTCAGAGCCTATCCCGAAGAAGACTGACAAGGTATGCATGCTCGATCGCTACAGAGCAATCATAGAAAGCTGGCTGGATGAGGACAAGAGGAATTGGCATAAGCAAAAACATACAGCTCACAGGATTTGGATGCGCCTTAAAGAAGAGTGCGGCATATCTTGCTCAGAATCGACGGTGCGCAACTATGTGAGAAGGCTTAAGGTCGAGAGAGGCGAGCAAAACGAGCAATTCTTGGACCTAGAGTGGCCACCAGGTGAAGCTCAAGCTGACTTCGGGGAGGTAGATATCTTCGTATTAGGGCAGAAGCGACGCTTGAGTTATTTTGTGCTTTCGTTTCCCTATTCAAACATGGGATTTGCCCAGCTCTTCTCCTCGGAGAATGCCGAATGCGTATGCCAGGGGCTCAAGAACATCTTCGAATTCATAGGAGGAGTTCCCTCGCGCATCGTCTTCGACAACGCGACGGGCGTCGGCAGAAGGACGATGGATGCGGTTAAGCTCACGAAGCTCTTCTCTGCCTTCTGCGCCCACTACAACTTCGCCTATACCTTCTGCAACCCCGATTCGGGTCACGAGAAAGGAAACGTTGAAGGTAAGGTGGGGTTTATCAGAAGAAACATCTTCACCCCTCCTCCTCGTATCGACAATATCGATGTCTATAACGAACGCCTTTTGCGTAAATGCATGGGGCTCTCGAAGATGCACTATGCCAAAGGAGAGCCTGAAGATCAGCTGTTCATAGAAGACAGGTTTGCTCTTTCAGGTCTTCCTGAGGTCTCTTTCAGCGTTGTCAGGTATGAACGAAGAAAAGCAGACCTTCAAGGAAAGGTCACGCTTTGTGGGAACCACAAGTATTCCTCTTCTCCTGAGTTTGCTAAACAAGTGCTCATATGTGCTCTTAGCGCAAACCATATCGAGCTTTATAGCGAAGATGGCATGTTCATCGTTCGACACACAAGGCAATACGGAGATGCACCAACAGATACAAGCGATCCCGCGAGCCAGCTACCGCTTCTTATACGAAAGCCTGGCGGTTGA
- a CDS encoding putative addiction module antidote protein, translating to MKLETSAWDASEYLESEEDIAAYLTAIMEEGDPALLQAALGDIAKARGMTEIAREANVGRESLYKSLSETGNPSFRTIAKVAASLGLEIAFKPAP from the coding sequence ATGAAGCTTGAGACAAGCGCATGGGACGCGAGCGAGTATCTCGAAAGCGAAGAAGACATCGCTGCGTACCTGACCGCAATCATGGAAGAGGGCGACCCCGCCCTTCTGCAAGCGGCGCTTGGCGATATTGCCAAGGCGCGGGGGATGACCGAGATTGCGAGAGAGGCCAACGTGGGTCGCGAAAGCTTGTACAAGTCCCTTTCCGAAACCGGCAACCCATCTTTTCGGACCATCGCCAAGGTCGCGGCATCGCTGGGCCTGGAAATCGCCTTTAAACCCGCTCCCTAA
- a CDS encoding type II toxin-antitoxin system RelE/ParE family toxin yields MRAKVFGRLELLEEYGSQIGMPFSRHLEDGIFELRLAQGGNTVRILYFFAVGRTIVLTHGFVKKTRRTPAREIERAKRLRGDWKQRHE; encoded by the coding sequence ATGCGCGCCAAGGTCTTTGGCAGGCTCGAGCTGCTCGAAGAGTATGGCTCGCAGATCGGAATGCCGTTTTCCAGACACCTCGAGGATGGGATATTCGAGCTACGGCTGGCGCAGGGTGGCAACACAGTGCGGATACTTTACTTCTTCGCCGTAGGAAGGACGATCGTCCTGACCCACGGTTTTGTCAAGAAGACACGGAGAACGCCTGCTCGGGAGATAGAACGGGCAAAGCGGTTGCGCGGAGATTGGAAGCAGCGCCATGAGTGA